GCTGAGGACGTGCTTGGTGTTGGCGAGCTGGGAAAACACTGAGGAGGCAAACCAGTAGGCGTCAGCCTCGATCTGCCCGGCTTGGAGGTCACGGGCCTGATCAACCGACCCCTTGAGCTTCCATGTACAGGTGTATCCCTTGTTCTTGCACCAAGGACCGACGATGGTTTCGAGGACCGTCTTCTGCTCCGACCCAGCGACGATACTGAGGGCCGTCGGCCCCGTTGCCTCAGGCGTACTTGGGTCTCGGGACGTCAAGGAGCCCGCTGAGCACCCTGTGACGACCAGGCACACCGCGGAAACAAAAGCGGTGACGACGGTGGGAACAAAATGGCGCCGACCCATACTATGGTTACAGCAGTAGGCCGGCGCCGTTAATAGCGCATTAGGGCGAGTTCATCGACCATTCATCGATACGTCACCACTCAGTCACGCGTGAGCCGGCGATGCTTCGAGGCATGCGGACGAGCCGCCTCCGGCCCGAGGCGCTCGATCTTGTTCTCCTCGTAGTCAGCGAAGTTGCCCTCGAACCAGAACCAGCGCGGCACGCCGTCCTCATCCTCACCTTCCCAAGCCAGGATGTGGGTGGCGACACGGTCAAGGAACCAGCGGTCGTGAGAGACGACCACTGCACATCCTGGGAATTCCAGCAGAGCGTCCTCGAGGCTCGAGAGGGTCTCGACGTCGAGGTCGTTGGTCGGCTCGTCGAGCAGCAGCACGTTGCCGCCCTGCTTGAGGGTCAGGGCCAGGTTCAGCCGGTTCCGCTCACCACCAGAGAGCACACCGGACTTCTTCTGCTGGTCCGGGCCCTTGAAGCCGAAACTGGCCACATAGGCGCGCGAGGGCTCCTCGAAGTTCGCGACCTTGATGTAGTCCAATCCGTCGGAGACGACTTCCCAGACGTTCTTCTCCGGGTCGATGCCGGTACGGTTCTGGTCGACGTAGGAGAAGCTGACCGTCTCGCCGACCTTGAGGGAACCGGAATCGGCCTTCTCCAACCCGACGATGGTCTTGAACAAGGTCGTCTTACCAACACCGTTGGGGCCGATGACGCCGACAATACCGGCCCGAGGCAGAGTGAAGGACAGGTCCTTGATGAGGACCCGGTCGCCAAATCCCTTGGTGAGGTTGTTGGCCTCCAGCACAACATTGCCCAGACGCGGACCCGGCGGGATATTGATCTCGGCGGTGTCGATCTTGCGGTTACGCTCAGCCTCGGCAGCCATCTCCTCGTAACGAGCCAGACGGGCCTTGTTCTTGGCCTGGCGCGCCTTCGGCGAGGAGCGCACCCATTCCAGCTCCTTCTCGAGGATCTTGGCGCGCTTGGCATCTTTCTTGCCCTCGATCTGGAGACGCTTGCGCTTGGTGTCCAGGTAGGTCGAGTAGTTGCCCTCGTAGGGGTGAAGCTGACCGCGATCGACCTCACAGATCCACTCAGCAACGTGGTCAAGGAAGTAGCGGTCGTGGGTGACGGCCAGGACGGCACCCGGGTAGGACTTGAGGTGACCCTCGAGCCAGTTGACCGACTCGGCGTCCAGGTGGTTGGTGGGCTCGTCGAGAAGCAACAGATCAGGCTGCTCGATGAGGAGCTTGCACAAGGCCACGCGACGACGCTCACCACCGGAGAGGACGTTGACCGGAGTGTCACCGGGCGGGCACTGCAAGGCGTCCATCGCCTGTTCCAGACGAGTGTCGATGTCCCACGCGTTGGCGTTGTCGAGCTCGGTCTGCAGCTCGCCCATCTCAGCCATGAGGGCGTCGAAATCGGCATCGGGGTTGGCCATCTCGGCCGAAACCTCCTCGAACCGAGCCAGCTTGGCCTTGATCTCGCCGACGGCCTCCTCGACGTTCTCGCGAACCGTCTTGTCCTCGGTGAGCGGGGGCTCCTGGAGCAGGATTCCGACCGTGGCTCCCTTGGCAAGGTTGGCGTCACCGTTGTTGGGCTTGTCGAGCCCAGCCATCAGCTTGAGCATCGTCGACTTACCAGCACCGTTGGGTCCGACAACACCAATCTTGGCACCCGGGAAGAACGACAGCGTGACATTGTCAAGAATGACCTTGTCACCCACCGCCTTTCGGACGTTGTGCATGGTGTAGATGAACTCGGCCATCGGCACTCCTCCAGAATCCACGGGAACGGGGCGGTCGGCACCTCACCGACCGCTGCCCAGTATGCCAGTCGTCGTAACGACTCCCGTCACCCGCTCATTCCCGACGAGTCCCCTCGAGGCTCAGGAAGCGACCGCATGCACGCCGTCGTCAATCACCTCAGCGTCATCCTCCATCTCATCGCCACTCATGTCGTTTGGTTCCTGACAACTCAGGACGCGATCGTCACCCAGGGGCGCCTCCGCCCGCTTCTCGGGGCGACAACACACCGCCGACACTCGAGACAGATCTGGTCCGACATTGCTTGCGACGACGATGAGTTGCTCGTGGGAGCCCTCGTCGTCAATCCAATTGCGGGTGCGCAATCGCCCACTCACCACGACCGGGTCTCCCTTGCGCAAGGATGCGGCGCAGTTGTCCGCAAGCCGACCGTAGACATGGACCGACAGCCACGTCGTCGTTGCGTCGACCCACTCCCCCTGCCTCATGACCCGCGGAGTATGAGCAACCCGGAATCGGGCTCCCCGCCACCCCTCACCAATCTTCATCTCGACGTCAGTCCCGAGATTTCCGGTAAACGACACGTTTGCGTCCATCTGTGAGCTCCTTTCCACTCACAGACAGTTATCGTCGGGACCGGCGAAATCCGTCAGGCAATCTCAGATCTGTGGACAACTCCAAATCCACCACCGGATCCCCCTGTGGACAACTGTGCGCACGCAGGAGGGATATTTTCCCTCGTCAGGACGCTTTCGACAAGATCTTGACGACCTCGTCGTGGTGATCGAGCTCGGCGTTGACCGGATCAACGACCGATTGCCATGCCACCTCGGTGAGACTGGCCCGCAACTCGGACCTGGCATGATGGGCAGCCGCTCGAGAACCCGCCTGCACACCGATCTGGCACAGCAGTGACACCAAGATCCCCGCGAGGGCGCCCCCCGCCACGATGAGGGGCGGCAGCGGGACGTGATGCCATCTCACCGGCGAGACTCGGAACTGGAAGTAGGCGGCCATGCCATCCACCAGCCACCAAATTGCCCCGGCCACGATGATGACCACGAGAATCCACTGCACCACCGTCACCGCTTTCCACCAGCCGGTAGCGCGATGCACCCCCAGATCCGTGGACGAGACAGCTCGATCAATGTCGTCGGGTAGATCCTTGCGGTTCGACAGTGACGCATCCCGCACCGAGTCGGCCCAAAGTCGCGGCAGCCCCTCGGAAGCTTGCGACGCCAGAGCGCGCACTGCCGTGTCCACCTTGGCCCCCGCAACGCCAACACGTGCCGTCATGGCGCTTCGCTGCACCTCGGTGGGTTCACTCCCGCGCGACAATTCCTTCTTCCGCCTGGTACGCCTCGAACCCAGGTCCAGATGCAGCCGGTGCAACGGATCCGGGCGAAGCTTCGACACCCAGGCCGTCACTGGCCACCCTGTGGCGTAGTGGCCTCTCTTGCGGTACGCATCCCGGGTCGCATCGACGACAGGGTCCACCCCACCTGCAGTGCACAAGGCGTCGATCAATCGGTCGACGGAGTCCTGGCTGACCTGACCTGCCTGGTCACCGGTCACTTCCGACAAGCGCTGGGAAACGCCGTCGAGGTCAGCATGGAGACGTGCTGCCTGCGCCTTCTTGGCACGCACGGCGCGAGCCAATGCGACACGCATGTCGTCCACGCCTTCACCTGTGGTGGCCGACATCGCCATGATCTTGGCCTTGTCCAGGCCTTCGGAGTCCAACAACCGGCGCAGGTCTCGCAGACAGTTCTTGCGTTGCTCCTTGTCGAGGCGATCAACCTGATTGAGAACCACCGTCATGACCTCGGAATGGGTCGCCAGCGGCGCCAGATAACGCGTATGAAGAGCGGCGTCAGCATATTTCTGCGGATCGACGATCCACACGATCATGTCGACCATCTCGACGAGCCGGTCCACCTCGAGTCGATGTTCGGTACGCACCGAGTCGTGGTCGGGTAGATCCAGCAGCACCAGACCGTCGAGAGCATCGTCGCTACCCATGTGGTGGCGACGAGGAACATCGAGCCAGTCCAACAAGGACTCGGCCGACTGGCTTCCCCACACCGCTGCTGTGGCTTTCGAGGTCGTCGGACGCCGCACGCCCGGATCGGACAGTTCCGCGCCGGCCAGTGCATTGAAGGTCGATGATTTTCCCGAGCCAGTGGCACCAGCAAGGGCAATGACGGTGTGGTCACCGCCGATTCGGCAACGTTGGTCAGCACGATCAAGCACAGCGTGGACACGGTCGGCCAGCTCATCGGGGATACGTCCCGTCGACAAATCCACCGCCGTGCTCAGCATCTCAATGCGCTCGGCAAGGTCGACGCGTCGTCTCCTCATCGTTCCTCCCCACGCGGCTCAGGATCCAGGACAACCGATGGTTCGATGATCTCGGCGTCGAGGACGGGCATGTCAACTCTCATGTGTCCAAGCTCAGAAGGTCCGGGCTCCTCCACCTGGCGGGTCTGTGGACGGGTTCGGATCGCCGCCTGGCCATCGCGGGATTCCGGCGCCTCCTGGGCCTGCCGCACCGCCTCGACCGAGGCGCGGATCCGAGCTGGCAGCTCGTGGTCGACCCCCAGTGCGGCGAGCGCGTCGTGGTAGCGCGCAACCTCATTGGCAAGTAGCCCCTCAACCCTGGCGTCAAGCTGTTCCTTGGCAACCTTCGCCAGACGTCGCACCGCGTCGTCGCCGAAGAGAGCCTCGAGAAGACGCTGAGCGACGATGGCCGATCCGCCAGCAATTCCAGCCTCGGCACCGGACAGTCCGCCAGTGTGGGTGAAGACGACGAGCATCAGAGCGACGGAAACCCCGTTGACACCGAAAGCCATGAATCGGGCCTTGGAGCGTTTGTCCATGCCCTCCCCGGCAACCAACTCCATGACGTCACCCTGCCAGTCCCTCACCGTACGAGAGACGGACTGCTCAAAACTGTCCGATGGGCGGGCCAGATCCTCGTCCGCCCGTTCCAGGACACTGCGGCCAGCCGGGTCGGCCTGCCACACGGCCTCAATGCGCTCACACCCGGCCTGGGTTTCCGCGATGATGAGGCTTTCCAAGCCAGATTCGACCGCGACACTGACCTTCTCGACCTCCGGCGGCGCTCCCTTGAACGCCTGGACGACGCGGTCTCGCAACCATGAGACCTTCGCCTCCATGGCCCGCATGAACTCGCCGGTTCCCACGAATTCATGCCACCGTGCCAGTACCTCGCCACGCAGCAAGGTGCCGTCGGCAGACTGCGCGGCGATCGACTGCGCGGCCTCGGCCATGATCGACTGAGCATCCTCGGCCAGCCGGGAGGTGGCGCTTGCTTGAGCCTCCAGGCCGGCGGCAATGTAAGACGACCTCTCACACACCGATCCGATGGCCCCCGACAAGGTGGACGCAATGACCTCACGTCGCTTCTGCTGGTCCTGAGCCAGGCTCGACAGGAAGAAGCGCAGCGGCGCAACCGCCTGGTCAGGAAGCAAGCCATCGGCATCGGTCTTGGTCTCCGGCACGGCAAAGAGCGGGGAATCGGCCAGTCCCCGCGCTGTCATGAGCCGGCCAAGGTCCGCAGGAACATCCCGCATGGCCTCCGGGGGGACGCGGTCGCACACCACCGCCACGGACGCATGTCTCTCCTGGGCCTCGTTGAGGAAGTCCCACGGCACCGCGTCGGCGTAGCGGGCGGCCGAGGTGACGAAGACCCACAGATCGGCTGCTTGCAGCAACTGGGCGGCGAGGTCACGATTTCGCGCCACCACGGAATCGATGTCGGGGGCATCCAAAATGGCCAAGCCCCTCGGGATTCCCGGCTCAGCGACCAGTTGGAGGCTCGATGCGTCATTGCTGGCAACCCGGGAGCGCACCAGTGTGGGCAGAACCCGGTCACCGTCAAACCACACTGAGTCGTCAGGATGGTGGACGAGAACCGGGGAGGTGGTGGTGGGACGGATGACGCCGGGCCGGGTCACCACTCGCCCGACCAGCGAATTGACCAGGGTGGACT
The genomic region above belongs to Cutibacterium equinum and contains:
- the ettA gene encoding energy-dependent translational throttle protein EttA codes for the protein MAEFIYTMHNVRKAVGDKVILDNVTLSFFPGAKIGVVGPNGAGKSTMLKLMAGLDKPNNGDANLAKGATVGILLQEPPLTEDKTVRENVEEAVGEIKAKLARFEEVSAEMANPDADFDALMAEMGELQTELDNANAWDIDTRLEQAMDALQCPPGDTPVNVLSGGERRRVALCKLLIEQPDLLLLDEPTNHLDAESVNWLEGHLKSYPGAVLAVTHDRYFLDHVAEWICEVDRGQLHPYEGNYSTYLDTKRKRLQIEGKKDAKRAKILEKELEWVRSSPKARQAKNKARLARYEEMAAEAERNRKIDTAEINIPPGPRLGNVVLEANNLTKGFGDRVLIKDLSFTLPRAGIVGVIGPNGVGKTTLFKTIVGLEKADSGSLKVGETVSFSYVDQNRTGIDPEKNVWEVVSDGLDYIKVANFEEPSRAYVASFGFKGPDQQKKSGVLSGGERNRLNLALTLKQGGNVLLLDEPTNDLDVETLSSLEDALLEFPGCAVVVSHDRWFLDRVATHILAWEGEDEDGVPRWFWFEGNFADYEENKIERLGPEAARPHASKHRRLTRD
- a CDS encoding single-stranded DNA-binding protein; its protein translation is MDANVSFTGNLGTDVEMKIGEGWRGARFRVAHTPRVMRQGEWVDATTTWLSVHVYGRLADNCAASLRKGDPVVVSGRLRTRNWIDDEGSHEQLIVVASNVGPDLSRVSAVCCRPEKRAEAPLGDDRVLSCQEPNDMSGDEMEDDAEVIDDGVHAVAS
- a CDS encoding YfjP family GTPase — translated: MRRRRVDLAERIEMLSTAVDLSTGRIPDELADRVHAVLDRADQRCRIGGDHTVIALAGATGSGKSSTFNALAGAELSDPGVRRPTTSKATAAVWGSQSAESLLDWLDVPRRHHMGSDDALDGLVLLDLPDHDSVRTEHRLEVDRLVEMVDMIVWIVDPQKYADAALHTRYLAPLATHSEVMTVVLNQVDRLDKEQRKNCLRDLRRLLDSEGLDKAKIMAMSATTGEGVDDMRVALARAVRAKKAQAARLHADLDGVSQRLSEVTGDQAGQVSQDSVDRLIDALCTAGGVDPVVDATRDAYRKRGHYATGWPVTAWVSKLRPDPLHRLHLDLGSRRTRRKKELSRGSEPTEVQRSAMTARVGVAGAKVDTAVRALASQASEGLPRLWADSVRDASLSNRKDLPDDIDRAVSSTDLGVHRATGWWKAVTVVQWILVVIIVAGAIWWLVDGMAAYFQFRVSPVRWHHVPLPPLIVAGGALAGILVSLLCQIGVQAGSRAAAHHARSELRASLTEVAWQSVVDPVNAELDHHDEVVKILSKAS
- a CDS encoding GTPase family protein, whose protein sequence is MNTEQMLLSLTDLRHDLRQAEFPLDLPEAITQAGLARRITNQLNDYVLPRLETIDAPLLAVVGGSTGAGKSTLVNSLVGRVVTRPGVIRPTTTSPVLVHHPDDSVWFDGDRVLPTLVRSRVASNDASSLQLVAEPGIPRGLAILDAPDIDSVVARNRDLAAQLLQAADLWVFVTSAARYADAVPWDFLNEAQERHASVAVVCDRVPPEAMRDVPADLGRLMTARGLADSPLFAVPETKTDADGLLPDQAVAPLRFFLSSLAQDQQKRREVIASTLSGAIGSVCERSSYIAAGLEAQASATSRLAEDAQSIMAEAAQSIAAQSADGTLLRGEVLARWHEFVGTGEFMRAMEAKVSWLRDRVVQAFKGAPPEVEKVSVAVESGLESLIIAETQAGCERIEAVWQADPAGRSVLERADEDLARPSDSFEQSVSRTVRDWQGDVMELVAGEGMDKRSKARFMAFGVNGVSVALMLVVFTHTGGLSGAEAGIAGGSAIVAQRLLEALFGDDAVRRLAKVAKEQLDARVEGLLANEVARYHDALAALGVDHELPARIRASVEAVRQAQEAPESRDGQAAIRTRPQTRQVEEPGPSELGHMRVDMPVLDAEIIEPSVVLDPEPRGEER